In Capsicum annuum cultivar UCD-10X-F1 chromosome 11, UCD10Xv1.1, whole genome shotgun sequence, one genomic interval encodes:
- the LOC107847909 gene encoding probable WRKY transcription factor 57: protein MDEKDKVDDQLPIESSWSQLNPDDDADHAYFFENNINTNNDTSSILSEFGWNFQPVEENSSSRFDKIDEHLAGNSSITTMSTSPASATAATELTTAKISTDEPVSSSCSDDPPEKSTASGGSSASKPPSDTVSKVKKKGQKRIRQPRFAFMTKSEVDHLEDGYRWRKYGQKAVKNSPFPRSYYRCTNTKCTVKKRVERSSEDSSIVITTYEGQHCHHTVGFPRGGLINHEAAFTSQLSPLPSQYYHPSGVQYPHELVPMTAAAPVESRTMPGETGSSEARRLPETSQPAATDEGLLGDIVPPGMRSK from the exons ATGGATGAAAAAGATAAGGTTGATGATCAATTACCTATTGAATCGAGCTGGTCACAGCTCAATCCTGATGATGATGCAGATCATGCTTACTTCTTCgaaaataatattaatacaaATAACGATACCAGTAGTATACTGAGTGAATTCGGTTGGAATTTTCAACCAGTTGAAGAGAACAGTAGTAGTAGATTTGACAAGATCGATGAGCATTTGGCGGGAAATAGTAGTATTACTACTATGAGTACGTCTCCAGCTTCTGCTACTGCTGCGACTGAACTGACAACGGCGAAAATTAGTACCGATGAACCTGTTTCTTCCAGCTGTTCTGATGATCCGCCGGAAAAATCTACTGCTTCCGGTGGCTCCTCCGCCTCTAAACCGCCGTCAGATACAGT AAGCAAGGTTAAAAAGAAGGGTCAGAAACGAATCAGGCAGCCTCGATTTGCATTTATGACAAAAAGTGAAGTTGATCATCTTGAAGATGGCTATAGATGGAGAAAATATGGCCAAAAAGCTGTTAAAAATAGTCCATTTCCAAG gagttACTATCGTTGTACAAATACAAAGTGCACAGTAAAGAAGAGAGTGGAACGATCCTCTGAAGATTCCTCAATTGTAATCACGACATATGAAGGACAGCATTGTCATCATACAGTTGGATTTCCTAGAGGTGGACTTATCAATCATGAAGCTGCATTTACATCTCAATTATCACCTTTACCCTCACAATACTATCATCCCTCCGGTGTTCAGTACCCGCATGAATTAGTTCCTATGACTGCGGCTGCACCAGTAGAATCGCGTACAATGCCAGGTGAAACTGGATCATCAGAAGCTCGTAGATTGCCAGAAACAAGTCAACCTGCTGCAACTGATGAGGGATTGCTTGGAGATATTGTACCTCCTGGGATGCGAAGCAAATAA